In Rutidosis leptorrhynchoides isolate AG116_Rl617_1_P2 chromosome 2, CSIRO_AGI_Rlap_v1, whole genome shotgun sequence, one genomic interval encodes:
- the LOC139893878 gene encoding protein Asterix, which translates to MSSSGNDPRQPWSAKPYKPQPVHPDNLPIDYSGFIAIIFGVIGVMFRYKLGSWLALIFCAQSLANMKNIETDLKQISTGFMFAVMGMVTNYLSPAKTAGVKT; encoded by the exons ATGTCGTCGTCCGGTAACGATCCACGTCAGCCATGGTCGGCGAAACCTTACAAACCTCAACCGGTTCACCCTGACAATCTGCCTATCGATTACTCCGGTTTCATCGCCATCATCTTCGGCGTCATCGGCGTTATGTTCCGC TACAAGCTCGGGTCGTGGCTTGCTCTCATATTCTGTGCCCAATCGCTTGCTAACATGAAGAATATTGAGACTGATTTAAAGCAGATCTCTACGGGATTTAT GTTTGCTGTTATGGGAATGGTGACAAATTACCTGAGCCCTGCAAAAACTGCGGGAGTGAAGACTTGA